The region TCGTCTCAACTGTTTGCtctagtaaataaatataaattgtttgttgttggtttagtcccaagaaactaagaaatccAAAGAAAAACTTTTCTTgatgagaccattaaagggttaatgaacagttttgggatgaattggaaagttgactgtgagccaggctttcTTATCTGACCTCATAAACGATTGGGCAGAAatccccatagacacactctGAAAGAAGAGCGTCTGGAAGGGATGAAGGGATGTCTaacaggctcatggtcaggtgttcacttactttactacactcactgtccatttgatcagctccacttaccatatagaagcactttgtagttctacaattactgactgtagtccatctgtttctctgcatgctttgttaccccctttcaaactgttcttcaatggtcaggaccaccacagagcaggtattatttaggtggtggatgattctcagtactgcagtgacactgacatggtggtggtgtgttagtgtgtgttgtgctggtatgagtggatcagacacagcagtgctgctggaggttttaaacacctcactgtcgctgctggactgagaatagtccaccgaccaaaaatatccagccaacagcgccccgtgggcagcgtcctgtgaccactgatgaaggtctagaagatgaccgactcaaacagcagcaatagacgagcgatcgtctctgactttacatctacaaggtggaccgactaggtaggagcgtctaatagagtggacactgagtggacacggtatttaaaaactgatgatccactgaatgatccaccacctaaataatacctgctctgtggtggtcctgtgggggtcctgaccattgaagaacagggtggaagcaggttaaaacagtatgtagagaatagTCTGTTATGCTACcccaccacctctgagatctgggtttgaatctcagctgtgctatcggccagcccaGCTATCAGTGATGGTCCGTGCACATCCAGTCTTTCTGCAATATGATTTAGACCCGCTGAACCCTGATGATGATAAAACACTCGTACTATTCATCAGTCACGTCTAAAAGTCTATTGGGTTTAAAATACCGTAAGTCCTCCACATTCGAACCTTCAGCTTGCACGAGATAAGAACGTCCGTGTCCTATATGAACTATATGAGTCTTGTTATCTAAATAAATCCCAGTCCTCCCAGTCCCTCACTCTTTCTCCATCTCTTTTCCAGTTGATACGTCTTGGGAGTGATGCACTGGCTTCCCCTGGTTGCCATGGTGATTGCCTCGGCCCTGTTCTTCCTTCGGTGTCCAAGTGTGCCCAGGCTTGTCGCGATGGAGCCTGGCAGCGACGTCAATACCGTCCACGTCAACATTTCACCGCTCGGTCCCGTCTCCAACGCTTCTCGCACGGAACGCAACCTGACCGGCGCTCGCGGAGAGAGCGGTCCGAGGGACGGCGGTGCATCGTCGTTAACGTACAAGAGATTTTTATCCGACGGCGGGCAGAGCGAGAGGAGCAAGTCCGGCAGCACGGAGAGCCTGAAACTTCAAGCAAACCTGAACCACGTACCTGCGGACCACAGATCCACCGGCGCCTCACCCGAGAGATCCACGCTAAAGCAGTGGCCGAGGCATCTCCAGCCTCCGAGCAAAGCCACCTACCGAGAGGACGCGGCGCCCGCGGACCTGGACCTGCGGTTCAGTGACGAGCAGCTGCTGCTGGACTCTCACCCTCGGGTGCTGTTCTCCACCTCCTCCACGCCCCCCAAACACCCTCCTCTGCAGCTCATGCTGGAGTCGGGGTTCGTCCCCGAGGACGGAGAGGAGGACGTGGAGGAGGACAAGGCGTCGGGCGTGGCCAAATCCAAGCAGGCCAGAGACAGAGAATCGTACCGGAACCTCCTGCTGGGAATATCGGACCCGTCGGGGAACCAGCCGACGCCCCCGCGCCGAAGGAGGCGGCAGCTCGGCCACACGGGCCTGGAGCGCTCGGTCTGCGAGTCGGTGAGCGCCTGGGTGAAGGACCGGCGCTCGGCCGTCGACATGTTCATGCAGAACGTCACCGTGCTGGAGAAGTTCCCCTCCAAGAAGGGCATGTTGACTCAGTACTTCTACGAGACGCGGTGCCGCGGGCCGGACCACAGCGGCGTCCACGCCGGGGAGCACGGCATGGCCGGGGGCGGCTGCCTGGGCGTGGACAAGCGGCACTGGGTGAGCGAGTGCCAGACCAAACAGACTTTCGTCAGGGCGTTCACGACGGACAACGTCAAGGGCACGGGCTGGAGGTGGATCCGCATCGACTCGGCCTGCGTGTGCGTCCTGTACTCCAAGGCGCACAAGAATCGCCTCATAACCGCGGGGCGGGGGGGCAGATAAGAGACGGAAGAGACTCTGTTTTATCGAAACTTCGAATGCGGATTTGGGACTCGGACATGACTGCAGATTTTCTCCCCTCACTCACCCGCTGTGGATATTTAAACAAGCAGAGGAAGAAAAGGACTAGATTAGAGATCGACAGATGAGAGACCGTGTGAACCCACCTCATCCTCGCCCGCCGCTCCTCGCTGTGACCTCAGATCCCGGATTCCTCTTCGCCGTGCCTTTGGGGTGCGGAGCAGAACCCCGTGACGGCTCATGttgtttatgtatgttattCTATACAGGCTGTAAGTTATTCTAACTGTTATTAGTATGTAAGCATGAGGACCTGTGATATTAATATATTTCCCTGTAAAGGTTTCACACCGTGTAAGTATGTaactatgtatatatttatggcGGCTATTCCGCGGCCTCCGGGGGGCGCCGAGTTCGGAGCCCGCGTGCCTTATCGCGGGGAGTTCGAAGCGACTCTGAGATTTTTTTATGATACTTTTTTAAATCCTTGTTTACCGAGATTTATAGAGCGGTGCGACTTGAACGTAAACGTTATTTCAACACGAAACCATcatgtaattaaatatatacGTAAAGGCATTAATAAAAGATGAAGTGGAAGCTACACACCTAATTAATCAGCGTAATTAATCTTCTCATATCGTACGTCCAGTCCCGCTGACTTTTGGTCAGTCCGGCCGGCATATAGGGGGGAACTCTGTACATATTCACCCACAGGTCAATGCTGCTGGCCCATATTGGTCAATAATCAGGACGTGTGTTCTTCCTGTAGCTATTTCCAATATGCCTGGGGGATCGGAGGGTCCTGATTGGAGCAGCTCATTGCTGCACTGCGTCCAGTGAGTccgggaaaccggacccaccccAACACTCTAcctagccaaaagtatatggccACTACGTGAAATTACTGAGTCgatgtatttcagccacacccactgctgctTACAGATAGATTAAGTCTTTTCCAGGATGGCCAAGCTGTAttttgtgcacaaagcgagaCTGTTATGGACGTTTAATGAGTTTTGAGTGGAGGAACTCAGGAGACCTAAACACACAGATGCTCCTGTGACCacacgggcacaaattcccacataccaGCTCCTGCTCAGTGAGGATGAATCGTTGATGCGCCGATACGTCACGCAGAGCAACATACggactacattcagtacagACTACACAGCGCAACCagtcgccccccccccccaccacccccGATCCGAAATGTACACCCCACAAGCACCCAAAGACACGGTGTGAATTCATAATGAATATATTTGCACATGTACAAAtaccttctgttttttttttgcaaacatacatacatgtcCTCGGTCTTAGGTTGCAGCGAATAACAACGGAACATACActcacacgcacgcacacacacgcacacacacacacacacacacgtacgacACACGAAACCCAAAACATGCTCGGAGAGTCCCTCAGCCCCTGACCCGAGGTACCGCCGGGACCGCTCTTATTTTCCGGGAGGGGGGGTTCGTCCTCGCCCGTCCTCGAAATGTACACGTTATACGAGTAGCATAATTTCATACGACCGaagtttttatagttttttttcttttcttttagatCTTTACGCTTTTGAACTAGATAAAATCAAACTTACAGTCAGGATCAGGTAATAAATGAACGTGTACATACGGTTCCATACGtacttaaagaaaataaatatcattattatacaaaatcaaaaataaaaatgaaaatacacaCCATTATACAAATTGTTCCCGGGGCTCGCGGCGCCGCACGTCGGTACCGTACGTGGAGTTATTATTTTGGGTTTGGGATTGGCGTCGTCTCACGGACCCGCGGGTCGAGCTCTTCGTCGAGTCTCCGCCGCCGTGAACGCTTGACATGCATCgcaaaaaacaacataaaagctTAACGGTTCGCTTCCTGTTTGTTCGTTTCCTCTTCTATTTTCGTTCTCCGTCCTCCGGTATGGCTTGCTGTTGGGGCTTGGAGGACGCCTCAGATTTCACACCTCTCGTCTCGTCTTGTCTCGCCTTCGTTCTCCGTTTCGCCGACAGGACGCCGCGAATGTTGCCGCccgtgctgtttttttttcttcttttacttttaaacgCCAGCCGAGATGAAAGCCTGGTGTTATGGGAGATCCCATAATGCTTTAGGGCCCCTTTCTGAGCAGGAGCGGAGGAGCGATGCCACCTCTCGCGGTGACTCCTGACTTAACGAGGCCGCCTCGGCGAATCTCTCCGTCTTTTTTCTCCCGCGTGGTTCCATCCGGGCGGACGGGCGTCAGGGCGCCGGGTCGGTCCGAGTGAAAGAGCGCAGGGTCGGGCGGATCCGATGAGAAACGGTGGCAGTTTGGATAAAAGGGACGAGAGACGGAAACGGCATGGCACAGACAGGAAGGGACGAGAGCTAGATCGAGCTAATAGAGTGAAAGATTTTCTATAAAGTCCTCCGGCGCCGGTCGTTACGTCTCTCTACGTCATACATTCGTCACGTCTGCAGTCCTCcagttctatttttatttatttatttatttttattttccttcGTTCTTCTCACCCGGCTCCGTTATCTGTTATTGCAGGATGATCCGACCGGTTGGTTTTAGGGTTGgaaatgtacatacatatacgCATTGcttgttgtgtttttttcttctcctCTCCGTGTGCTCGTGACGCCCCCTGTGGAGAGACACAAAACGCCAACGTGAGCACTCGCGTGACCAGGATCCGTACGCCGGCGCATCGGCAGCGGGCAGAATTCTTACGCTTACGCTTTACAATAACAGGACGGGGGGCGGGGGTGGGGTGCGGGGGGAGGTTGAGACGCCCCACAGACATGTGGAAACTGTAGCAGAAGTCATTACGCTATTAAAGACTCGTAAACAAAAGTCGAGCGAACAATCAAAGCATTCCTGTTACGCTCGTAAACacataagagtgtgtgtgtggtgtgtgtgtgtgtgttgtagttaAGATGTCTGTTAACGGCTCACCTATCGAGGCTTTCAGCAGGAATACGTTCTCACTGATGCCGACTCGCCTCTCGGAGACActgcgtgcacacacacacacacacactgaggtaaaCATAGAAGTCGCATTTTCACAGACTTCAAGCACATGctgcaaaaaaaatgttttgggtgTGGCGCTGTGCGGGTGTCGAACCCTGAGCTGAGTTTTGGGTGTGGTGCGGGTGTGGTGTTGTACCCTGGGCTGAGTTTTGTGTTTCAGGGTGGTGCGGGTGTCGTACCCTTAGCTGAGTTTGGGTGTGGCGCTGTGCGGGTGTCGAACCCTTAGCTGAGTTTTGGGTGTGGCGCTGTGCGGGTGTCGTACCCTTAGCTGAGTTTTGGGTGTGGTGCGGGTGTGGTGTTGTACCTTGGGCTGAGTTTTGTGTTTCAGGGTGGTGCGGGTGTCGTACCCTTAGCTGAGTTTGGGTGTGGCGCTGTGCGGGTGTCGAACCCTTAGCTGAGTTTTGGGTGTGGCGCTGTGCGGGTGTCGTACCCTTAGCTCTGAGTTTTGGGTGTGGCGCTGTGCGGGTGTCATACCCTTAGCTCTGAGTTTGGGTGTGGCGCTGTGTGGGTGTCGTACCCTTAGCTCTGAGTTTTGGGTGTGGCGCTGTGCGGGTGTCGTACCCTTAGCTCTGAGTTTTGGGTGTGGCGCTGTGCGGGTGTCGTACCCTTAGCTCTGAGTTTTGGGTGTGGCGCTGTGCGGGTGTCGAACCCTTAGCTCTGAGTTTTGGGTGTGGCGCTGTGCGGGTGTCGTACCCTTAGCTCTGAGTTTTGGGTGTGGCGCTGTGCGGGTGTCGTACCCTTAGCTCTGAGTTTTGGGTGTGGCGCTGTGCGGGTGTCGTACCCTTAGCTCTGAGTTTTGGGTGTGGCGCTGTGCGGGTGTCGTACCCTTAGCTCTGAGTTTTGGGTGTGGCGCTGTGCGGGTGTCGTACCCTTAGCTCTGAGTTTTGGGTGTGGCGCTGTGCGGGTGTCGTACCCTTAGCTCTGAGTTTTGGGTGTGGCGCTGTGCGGGTGTCGTACCCTTAGCTCTGAGTTTTGGGTGTGGCGCTGTGTGGGTGTCGTACCCTGAGCTGAGTTTTGGGTGTGGCGCTGTGCGGGTGTCGAACCCTTAGCTCTGAGTTTTGGGTGTGGCGCTGTGTGGGTGTCGTACCCTTAGCTCTGAGTTTTGGGTGTGGCGCTGTGTGGGTGTCGTACCCTGAGCTGAGTTTTGGGTGTGGCGCTGTGCGGGTGTCGTACCCTTAGCTCTGAGTTTTGGGTGTGGCGCTGTGTGGGTGTCGTACCCTGAGCTGAGTTTTGGGTGTGGCGCTGTGCGGGTGTCGTACCCTTAGCTCTGAGTTTTGGGTGTGGCGCTGTGTGGGTGTCGTACCCTGAGCTGAGTTTTGGGTGTGGCGCTGTGCGGGTGTCGTACCCTTAGCTCTGAGTTTTGGGTGTGGCGCTGTGTGGGTGTCGTACCCTTAGCTCTGAGTTTTGGGTGTGGCGCTGTGCGGGTGTCGTACCCTTAGCTCTGAGTTTTGGGTGTGGCGCTGTGTGGGTGTCGTACCCTTAGCTCTGAGTTTTGGGTGTGGCGCTGTGCGGGTGTCGTACCCTTAGCTCTGAGTTTTGGGTGTGGCGCTGTGCGGGTGTCGTACCCTGAGCTGAGTTTTGGGTGTGGCGCTGTGCGGGTGTCGTACCCTTAGCTCTGAGTTTTGGGTGTGGCGCTGTGTGGGTGTCGTACCCTTAGCTCTGAGTTTTGGGTGTGGCGCTGTGTGGGTGTCGTACCCTTAGCTCTGAGTTTTGGGTGTGGCGCTGTGTGGGTGTCGTACCCTGAGCTGAGTTTTGGGTGTGGCGCTGTGTGGGTGTCGTACCCTTAGCTCTGAGTTTTGGGTGTGGCGCTGTGTGGGTGTCGTACCCTTAGCTCTGAGTTTTGGGTGTGGCGCTGTGTGGGTGTCGTACCCTTAGCTCTGAGTTTTGGGTGTGGCGCTGTGTGGGTGTCGTACCCTTAGCTCTGAGTTTTGGGTGTGGCGCTGTGCGGGTGTCGTACCCTTAGCTCTGAGTTTTGGGTGTGGCGCTGTGTGGGTGTCGTACCCTTAGCTCTGAGTTTTGGGTGTGGCGCTGTGTGGGTGTCGTACCCTTAGCTCTGAGTTTTGGGTGTGGCGCTGTGTGGGTGTCGTACCCTTAGCTCTGAGTTTTGGGTGTGGCGCTGTGCGGGTGTCGTACCCTTAGCTCTGAGTTTTGGGTGTGGCGCTGTGCGGGTGTCGTACCCTTAGCTCTGAGTTTTGGGTGTGGCGCTGTGCGGGTGTCGTACCCTTAGCTCTGAGTTTTGGGTGTGGCGCTGTGCGGGTGTCGTACCTTCACTCTGCACCTTGCGCAGGGTGACCGAGGGAGTGGAAATGGCCGAGGCGCGGAAGTTGGCGGGCAGCGTTTCTGACGAATCCGAGGTGACCCCTCTCAGGTCCTTCTCGCGGAACATCTTCCTCCAGGATGGAGAGCGAGTGAAGGTCTTTGTGCCGTCCTGCTCACACGGAACACAGTTAGTACGTGGAACCAAGTGCTGTTTGCATAATGAGCTACAGCTTTAATGAATTAAACACCAGTGTTCAACACGTCTAGGCTTTAGCTACCGTAGCATCACAATACTGTCACTCACTTCGTCAGGCCTCCTCTCGGTTCCCATGGCGATCAGGGTGTTGTACTCCTTCTCCAGGAGCTGGCGTGCCTGAGGAAATAGGAGAGACGCACACATGGGTCTGGTTACGGAGAGCTTCCAGGGTTTCAAAACTCACGACTGTACAGAGGAACATCATGACTAACAATAACACATTCATCCAtgcattcactgtctgttttgccatcgttttatcttggtcagggtcgcggtgggagTTCATCTGCTGTGCAAAATGCAGGAAACATccaggacaggttgccagtccctcacaaaacacacacactctctcataccTAGGgagaattttgtatctccaattcacctcactgcacgtctttggactgtgggaggaaaccggagctcccggaggaaacccacacagacacgcctGTACGCCCAGCTGGAGAATCAAACCCACGCCCTGTTTACCGCGAGGCACCATCATGCCACCTCATACATTCATTACTACTGTAATTCATGTAGATATAAATTGCTAAGAAATGTTACAGGTGTGTAAACGAATACAGAAATTTCAGGTATGAATGTGGATCAATGTGCAACGTCAAGGGCCATCAGAGGTCCGGAAGGTTCCTGCTATTGTGTATTCGTGTAACAGAGAGGGTCAGCCTCGCCACAGAGGCGTCACGTAAAGCCCCGGACTGACCAGAACTGTGTCGTTTCTTGCTGTTTCTAAACCCTTTCAACCACTCTTGGACGAACTGGAACCCTGACTGCTAGCCAGGCCTTAACactaacagctttggaatgaactgtaaCATTAACTGTGATGGAGTGCAGGTCACTCGTTCGTTTCTCGCTGACCACAACTGACCCACATTAAGATTTAAAATTGGACTTAGGAGATTTTACACccactggacacacacacacacgtacctgCGTGTTCTGGTTGGGGATCTGCAGCAGCAGCGCCAGGTCGGTGTAGTCGAAGGTGTCGTCGAGGGCCAGCAGGGCTCCGTGCACGCCGCTCTCGGCCAGGTTATCGGCGAACTCCTTCAGGCCGATGGACTGAACCCAGCACATCACGCGCTCGTTCGACCACACCATCACATCTGCACGACAGGAGAGGATCGGCGGTCAACAACATCTGCCAGCTTTACGCTACCGTGTCACCGaaaaatatctggacacctgattgTGAGTCTGACTAATGACTAATTCAGGaattagtggtagctcagtggttaaaatactggaccagtaatcagaaggttgccggcttaagacccaccactgccaagttgccagtgTTAACTCTCAACTCCTAAACGTAAATGTagacagggtgtcccaaaactttTGCTCACAGCAGCCCAGATTTTTGAACtcacagccgctcttctgagaaggcttctcacaagactttggagtacgtctgtggggatttgtgcccgttcagtcaaaagatgacagcatttgtatggctgggcgctgattttggtgtttgtggggctgagctcagggctctgtgcaggatgcTGGAGTTCCtataaaccaagcttttctttattcAACTGGgaataggaaagggccttccctaaactggcaCTGCAAAGTCGGAGGCATATAATTTCactcatataattgatttactgcacctgttataaattgaaataaattttacggggcgtcccgatactttagtccatacagtgtatcacagtgaGTGCAGTTTTTGGGATGTTGACCGAGCGCGGTGTGAGGAGCCTCCCTTCCTCTCTCACGCCCCCCGTTTTGAATCTCAAGTGGTTCCTCTGTTGAGTTTCCTGAGTGATTCAGTGACTCGGTGGAACCGACAATTACAAAAACCCACAAAAAACGTGGGACGGAAGCGGGCGAACATTTCCCCAATCAATCAGACGGAAGGTGGAGTTCCTGGATCAGGTTACGTCATTTACTGCTCGTTACTCTTCTGATTAGGATGAAATATGAGTGCATGTTTATATACATATGAGCGCAAGTAAGAGCGCATGTAGGTGCATGGTGAAATGTGTTCATACATGCACATATGGGTGTATATATGCGTACGTAGATGAGTATATGAATATATACATGTAATCATATCTCACCAAAAGATCATACATCACTGGTTTGCACTTTATAGGCTCGTGTTGCATCtttggccttccctaaactgttgccacaaagttgattTTATTTATATCATTAATTTCATGAATATGTGGCCAGTGattgtcactttggataaaagcatctgctaaatgccgtaaatgtaaatgtctcggCTGATTCTCGGCAGGTCCATTCGGGGTGGGAGGATAACTCAGAATTCAGCTAAACTGGTTCTTTAATGGTACTGCATCAGAAACCCAATAACAATAAACTggtggggcgcccaggtggcgtgGTGGGATTCTGGACTCTCCAAGTTGGAATCTTATCTCTGCTCCTGCCAGCTGTGCGCCCTCTAGTGGACACAATTGGCAAAATTGCAGCAGACGAAATCggccgctagtctgctgggtggaaaaagatgggactaaaaagtggcggggtcttcgaggctgtgtgaggaccctgataGTAGTCCGAGGcacgtgactctccatgcgcgagaccgacctcacgcaccaatccaccgaagtaggagtgaataagaaggggtcggaggAGCGCTCACTTGTcacggagggagggcgtgtcaggagaatataccctcctcgtacaccatcggggtctccagcagaggaggaagaggaactggctatgactaaactgggagaaaatgcagaaataaaaggaataaataaataaactggtaATTCAGACCTTTGTTCTGGTGCTGACTCTCATCTCTCCTCCTCTCCAGCTCCTTCCGGTCATAGTTCAGCCTCTTCAGACACATGATGCCGTAGTGCAGGCTCACCCTGGGGGACAAAGAGGTCACAGGGTCAAACAAACTGGTCCTAACTTGTGGCTAAATGAAGGTCAGGGTCTAAGTGGTACCTGTGGAAGCTGTCCACCATCTTAAGTTGGCCACGCAGCTCTTTCTTGGTGAGGTGGTCCAACATGCGGGCGTCCACCAGCGACTCCATGAAGTAGCTCCTGTACTGCGGGAGGCCCAGACTGGGCAGCCAGTCGTTACCCACCCACTCGTGGTTCATGTCACCGTACGCCAGGATCTGACACACAGACACgcacatatagtgtatttagtaTATGTGGTTACTATAACAACCATTAACACACTCAGTGAAGGTGTGGACGTACCTGATCCCAGCTGAACTCCTTCAGCTCCTGCACGTCCGGCGGTTTAAAGAGACACGGGGACAGCGGAGGAAGAGAAGCAGAGGAGCAGCGGGAAAGACACGCCGATGAGAGGGAAGAAGAAGGAGGGGCGTGGAGGGAGGACAGGAAGAGGGACAGAGGGAGGAACAGTTTGTTAGTGACCGGGTCATTAGGTGGAAGCAGTGTACGTACGCTACGACAGAAACCCGAGGGAGAAAGCAGAAGATGCTGGACACTAAAGCCTTGTGAGGACACAGAGAGGGccaggaagagagagagagagagacagagagtcaGGTCAACATTCAGTCCAGTCGTGTCCCTTTGTCACGTCTGTGGTCTGGCTGGACTTCATCGCTCACCTGCTGGTGGTAGAGACGCGTTCACAAAGATAAAACAGTGACCGCTACAAAACAGCTTAGTTCTCAC is a window of Trichomycterus rosablanca isolate fTriRos1 chromosome 22, fTriRos1.hap1, whole genome shotgun sequence DNA encoding:
- the LOC134300253 gene encoding neurotrophin-3 — its product is MHWLPLVAMVIASALFFLRCPSVPRLVAMEPGSDVNTVHVNISPLGPVSNASRTERNLTGARGESGPRDGGASSLTYKRFLSDGGQSERSKSGSTESLKLQANLNHVPADHRSTGASPERSTLKQWPRHLQPPSKATYREDAAPADLDLRFSDEQLLLDSHPRVLFSTSSTPPKHPPLQLMLESGFVPEDGEEDVEEDKASGVAKSKQARDRESYRNLLLGISDPSGNQPTPPRRRRRQLGHTGLERSVCESVSAWVKDRRSAVDMFMQNVTVLEKFPSKKGMLTQYFYETRCRGPDHSGVHAGEHGMAGGGCLGVDKRHWVSECQTKQTFVRAFTTDNVKGTGWRWIRIDSACVCVLYSKAHKNRLITAGRGGR